The DNA sequence ACCTATTGATTTGAATTAATAAGAAACGAAATTTATCTGAAGTAAATTAGAAAAATCATAACACCTAATTCTCTTGTATCCGTTGATTTTGGATCCAGGTTTGCAGGAGTAAAAGTTTTATCGGTTGAAATTACAAGTTTTAATTCATCAGCAGATCCCATGTCTTCTGTTGTTAATTCAAATCTTTTCTCAAAATCTCCTGTTTCAGGTATAAATTCTTCTAAAACTTTTCCATTAAAATTAATCTGAACCTTCTGGTCTTTAAAGACTGATTTATTGACTCCCCCTTTTATTATTAATTTTGCTGGTCTGTGGGGGTTATCTATGCTGCATACAGCTTCTTTTTCTGTCCATCTCCAGACTTTATTCAGTCTTACATCTCTTTCTTCATTATGCCATCCAGATTCATATATTACTTCAGGAGTATCGTATGGAGGAGGAAGAATTTTAATTTTTTTAATTAAAAGCGTGTATTTATCTTTTCCATGTTTATTCATGGGATTATGAAGGCCAATCGTCAATTTCACAATTTCTTCGCCTTTAAATGATGGGTCAAATTCATCTATGAATCTTGGGATAAAAATTTCCCTTTTATATTTGATTTCTCCCATTTCTTTTTTCCATTTAGTTGTTTTAACTGGAGGTAAATGGTCATCCTGAAGTATCATATTTTTATGTCTATCTGAAAAATGGGTGAAAACCCAATAATTTCTTTTTAATCCTTTAAAATTCTCTTTGAGTTTCCAACTATATTCAATTTCAGTAAATAAAAAATCCGTTAATGGAGAGTCTGAAAACTTCACATCTGGCGTAACTCCTATCTCAGCTATCTTCCTTTTACAGGATTGAATAGATATAAGAATCATCGCTGGGATAAGAAAAATTAGGAATCTTTTCATACATATCCTCCTTCCTAAAAACATGAAACATTTTAAAAAAGGAATTTTTAAATGTCAAATTGTATTCACTTTTTGTTAAAACTTTGTCCTTAAAAAACGATATAATTTAATAGGAATTCGAAAGAATAACCTGTTTATAAATCGCAAGGAAGCGTATCTTTTTATTGTTAGTAAATTAGTAGATATTATTTTTGGTGGGCAGTATCTTTGGACTATTGGACAGGCAAGGCTTTCACGACAATAAGGACTGAAACGACCTTCTCTCAGGTATTTCCTCATTTCTTGTAATACAGGAGAATTCCAGGCTTTAGCCCAACTATTCATTGGAGCTATGGGTTTAGAGCCATGACAGCAGGGAAGGATACTTCGACGAAGAATATAATAACTTTGCCAAGGTTCTCGACAAAGAGGAAATTTTGAATGACCTAAATCATTTTCTATTTCATTTTCATTTTCTTTTAGATTTTTTTCCTCTTCAATGTTTACAATTGAGTCAGATTTAAAGCTTGAATTAGAATTTTGTTTATTTTGTTGGGCAGGTTCAAGAATACTTCCAAAGTAGAATTGATTAAGCACTTTAACACCATATTTTGTAGATAATTCACTGCATTTATTGAATATTTCTTTTAGTTCTTCCCAACTGAGGAGTTCATCTTCATAGTTAAAATGATATCCTCCTCTATCCCTTTCTATTTCAGGATTTTCTAAATAGTTGAGTGGCCTAAGAACTAAAAAATCAGCTTCTATATCCCTGCATAACTTAAAGAAATCTTCCAGGTCATCTTTATTAACTTTCATAGGCATAAAAATCATATAGATTTTTGGTAAATTCTCTTTTTTCTTTCTTTTTTGATTTAAGAAATAAAGCTGTGGAATTATAGAATTAAAGCGGTCATTTCTAATTTTAGCGTAAGTTTCTTTACTCGCAGCATCAAGAGATACATAAAGAAAAATCAACTTTCCTAATAGGGCCTCGATTGTTCTATTGGTAAAGACAAGGCCATTTGTTGAAATTTCAAGAAATTTTTTTTGATTATCTATGTGGTTAAGAATTTCTTCAAATTTGGGATGAAGGAAAGGCTCACCAATTGAACAGTTTACTATATTTCTTGCGCAGTTAAAAAAATTACCATAATCTTTTAATGTTTGTAAATCTATAACAATTTCAGAAAATTTGCCTTCTAATTTCTTCATATCATCCCAGAGGCAGTAAACACAGGGTGGTTTTATATTACATTTTCCATAAAGATCTATTCCTAAAGAAAGAGGGTAAGAAGACATTTCTGTTTTTCCTTCGATAGTCTCTTGAATATTTAATAATGCATTTTTATGGAAAAAAAGGAAATGAGCATGTTTTTCTTCACTATTATGAAGTTCTAAACGTGCAACCCTTATCCCCAGTTCTCTTTTATCGGTTGGATAATACTGACGAGGAAATATTTTATTTAAAGAAAGAGCGAATTCTATTTTTTCTTGATTTTCAAAAGCCTTTAAATCATCCGGCAAAGATAAACTATAATAATTCCATTGATGTAAAAGTGCAAAAGAAGCAATCGTTTTGTTCATTAAATTAATAGAAAGATGTTGGCTGCAATCGCTGAATTCTGAATAAAGGAAAAATGAAAGGCATTTATATTTAACTAAGTTTTCTATTGAAATGAAAAGATTTGCTTCTTTTGACATCCAACGAAAAGGAAAAATATCCTCATATTCCCATTCATACCATCCCTTTCCAAAAGAAATGTGCCCTCCTTCCGGGAGAATTATATTTTTCTTTTCAACATAATTTAAATTTTTCATCAATTATTTCTCCCTTTTTTTTCAACGATTTTAAGAATATAAGATAAATTATATGAAATCAACAGTTATATTTCTATATTAAAGGTAATCAATATTGAAAATTTTATTTTTCTTATAATTTTAAATTACTAAAGCATTCATTTTTAATTGTAAAAATAACAAAAATAAAAAAATTATTAATAGCATTAAATAATTTCTGTCCCTGTTTATTATTGAATTAATTAAGAAAAATATAATTCCTTCTGAAGTTACCCTCATGTATGAAAATTGAGCCCATATATTTTCACTTAAAAAGAAGTAAGAAGTAATGTAGAAAAAAAATGAAAAAGAAAAGGGGTTTTTATCCTGTATTAAATATTTAATAGATAAAATAAAGGCTATCATTAATAAGAGAAGGTAGAAGGAATAAATAAATTTATATTCTAAGGTGTTGAAAGGAAATGAAAAATTTTTGAGCATTTTTGATGT is a window from the Acidobacteriota bacterium genome containing:
- a CDS encoding radical SAM/SPASM domain-containing protein, with product MKNLNYVEKKNIILPEGGHISFGKGWYEWEYEDIFPFRWMSKEANLFISIENLVKYKCLSFFLYSEFSDCSQHLSINLMNKTIASFALLHQWNYYSLSLPDDLKAFENQEKIEFALSLNKIFPRQYYPTDKRELGIRVARLELHNSEEKHAHFLFFHKNALLNIQETIEGKTEMSSYPLSLGIDLYGKCNIKPPCVYCLWDDMKKLEGKFSEIVIDLQTLKDYGNFFNCARNIVNCSIGEPFLHPKFEEILNHIDNQKKFLEISTNGLVFTNRTIEALLGKLIFLYVSLDAASKETYAKIRNDRFNSIIPQLYFLNQKRKKKENLPKIYMIFMPMKVNKDDLEDFFKLCRDIEADFLVLRPLNYLENPEIERDRGGYHFNYEDELLSWEELKEIFNKCSELSTKYGVKVLNQFYFGSILEPAQQNKQNSNSSFKSDSIVNIEEEKNLKENENEIENDLGHSKFPLCREPWQSYYILRRSILPCCHGSKPIAPMNSWAKAWNSPVLQEMRKYLREGRFSPYCRESLACPIVQRYCPPKIISTNLLTIKRYASLRFINRLFFRIPIKLYRFLRTKF